The genomic DNA CTGAGCCCTGTGCCAGCCCGGATCTGCTGCTACAAACCAGGAGAGGCTGGGGGACTTGTGACGATGGCTACTGTCCCCCGATAACCGCTCAGTCTGAGGTCCGTGGGAAAGGCTGcaggttttctctcccttcctggccCACACAGAGCATGAGAATCACCTTACTTCCACTGAGGTCAGACCTCCTGTGCCCAGCTTCTGGCAGAGGTTGATGGAGTCAGTGTCCAGGATATGAGGCTGGAGTGAGTGTGTAATGCGGTCTGGACTCCAGAGTCCAAGGGCAGGTCTGCAGAGAAATCAGCTCTGTGGTGAAGCCTGTGTCCTCCCTCCGGTCTGAAGTTCTTCTCACGAGGAGGTTGGTCTGGAGTGGCCCAGGGCAGTGGGataccccctcccccgccccatccGTCCTCACAACCAGAGTGATAGGCCCCAGCGCCGGGTTCCATCCACTCTAGAGGGCTTCCTGGGCCAGCTGAACACGACTGAGTGTCCTGACGAGGGTCTCTAGAGCCCTGGGGGCtgggctctgctctcctcctcttACTACCGTGAAAGCCTCCTTGCTGTTTATAGATAGCAAGTCCCTTCAGGCTCAGGGCCTTGTACCTGCagttcttcctctctgcctgggACACCCTGTCTCTAGCCTTACTCTCTTTTTCAGGCCACCCACGTTGTGAGCCTTCACTCATCATCCATGTAAAAATAGCAACTCCAGTCCTACTCTTTCACCATATTCTCTGTCCCTTATCCAGGATGGTGCCTTTCACAGCCTGATGCCATCCTGCATAGCTACTTGTTTCTTGAactgtcctctccctcctccagttAGAACCGTTGCTGTGCAGGTCAGGAGTGGAGGGTGCCCACTGCCAGTCCCTGGGAAGTACCTCCTTGTGGTTGGTGCTCATGAAATACAAGTGTCTCCTGACATCCAGTTAGCTCCCCCCTGCGCAGGGAGTTAGGATAGCAGGGGTTTCCATGTTTCTGGAGTCTGTTTGGCTTCTGACTTGCAGCTAGGATATAGTAAGATGTCTGATATCGAGGGAACCATCTGAAAATCTGTCTGAATCTGTTCGGGTCCTGAATTGGGGTACTGAGAGTTCAACTAGGGAGAGTTTGAGAACTTGGGAAAGAGGAAACTTCTAATTGATAAATTAATAAGGCAAAGGGAAGACCCAGGTAAGACTGAGGGATGAAAGTAGAGCTGCTGGGGCCACTGAGTCAGGGGACATCCATGGGTGTGACTTCAGCAGCCCAGGCTCCCTGGCAGTGGTTACTGGTACCTGGGGGATGACAGTGGCACCTGGATTTATCCCTAGAGGTGATCCTCTATTCAAAACActtcaagaaggaaagaagaatggaATGTCTCCTTAGAATGCCTCCCCTTAAAATACTTTTGCACTTTGAAAGAGCAGTCTGTGCTGGCCTGCCAAATTCCCTCACCTGGCCCTGGGCCTGGTGGTGCTGCGTCCGAGACGCCGTTCAGGCCCAGGTGCTCTGCAGTGGGAGTGCCTCCTCGCAGGCAGTCCTTTAACAGAGTTTTCTGCTGACACACCGTCCTCTGTGTGGCCTCTCCACATTTTGCTTCCTGTCTTTGCAGCACCTTCACCGTTGGGAGAGGTGCCGGTTCGAAGCGAAAGTCTACGAAGCTGCTGGAGGTTCTGAATGCACTGGAGGAGGAGTCCAGCCACAGCAGGGAGGAGATCTTCATTGCACCGCCCGACAATGCCTCAGGGGACTTCACTGATGAGGACTCAGGTGATGAAGATGGCCAGCAAGGCTCCCACCTGCCCGGGAGTGTCCTGCACGCTTCTGTGGTGCCCGAGGACTCTGGCaccgaggaggaagaggaagatgagcTGCAGCTGCAGCCGGCCATGAAGAGGCAGAAGGCAGTAGCGGAACCTCAGCGTATTTGGACCAAAAGAGATATCCGACCCAACTTCAGCAGTTGGACTGCATCAGATCCTCATATAGAGGATCTCAAAAGCCAGGAACTGAGTCCTGTAGGCCTCTTCGAGTTGTTTTTTGATGAAGGAACAATTAATTTCATTGTTAATGAAACCAATCGTTACGCTTGGCAGAAAAATGTCAACCTCGGGCTCACAGCCCAGGAATTAAAGTGTGTTTTGGGCATTTTGATTTTAAGTGGGTATATATCCTATCCGAGGAGAAGGATGTTTTGGGAAACATCCCCTGATTCACATCACCATCTTGTGGCTGATGCAATTAGAAGGGACAGATTTGAACTGATCTTCTCGTACCTGCATTTTGCAGATAACACGGAGCTGGATGAAAGTGATAGGTTCGCCAAAGTCAGGCCTCTCATTGTCCGGATGAATTGCAATTTCCAGAAGCACGCACCCTTGGAAGAATTCTACAGCTTCGGTGAGTCCATGTGTGAGTACTTTGGGCACCGGGGATCCAGGCAGCTGCGTGCAGGGAAGCCCATGCGGCTGGGCTACAAGATCTGGTGTGGGACAACCAGCAGGGGCTACCTGGTGTGGTTTGAGCCCTCCCAGGGCACGCTGTTCACCAAATCGCACGGGGGCCTGGACCTAGGAGGCAGTATGGTGGTCAGGTTTGTGGATGCGCTTCAGGAGCGTGGCTGTCTGCCGTACCACATATTCTTTGACAAGGTTTTTACGAGTGTCAAACTCATGTCCATTTTGAGGAAAAAGGGGGTGAAGGCCACAGGAACTGTTCGTGAATACAGGACTGAGCGATGTCCCCTCAAAGATCCCAAAGAgcttaagaaaatgaagaggggcTCATTTGATTATAAAGTGGATGAGAGTGAGGAGGTTATTGTGTGCCGCTGGTACGACGGCAGTGCGGTCACCGTCTGCTCCAATGCTGTGGGCGTAGAGCCCGTGGGGCTGGCTGGCCATCATTCCGGAACCGCCAAGACGCGGGCCCAGGTCCATCAGCCGTCCCTAGTGAAGCTGTACCAGGAGAAGGGGGGCGGTGTCCGTCGGATGGACCAGAACATGGCTAAGTACAAGGTGAAGATCCGGGGCATGAAGTGGTACTCCAGCTTCATTGGCTATGTCGTCGATGCCGCCCTCAATAATGCCTGGCAGCTGCACAGGACCTGCAGCCATGATGCCCAGGTGGACCTCCTGGCCTTCCGGAGGTATGTGGCCTGCGTGTACCTGGAGAGCAACGCCGACATGTCCTCCCAAGGGAGGCGAAGCAGGCGGCTAGAAACTGAGAGCCGCTTTGACATGATCGGGCACTGGATAGTCCACCAGGACAAGAGGACCCGGTGTGCCCTCTGCCACTCACAGACCAACACCCGCTGTGAGAAATGCCAGAAGGGCGTCCATGCCAAGTGCTTCAGGGAGTACCATATCCGGTGATGCAcagtgggcagagggagcccTGCAGACACTTGGCTTCTGAGATGTTAACAGCTAATTACATACAGTACGTGGAGCACTTGGTTTTATCTCGGGAAAAAGAGACCTGAATCCCTAACGATTTGCTTTTgtattcccctcccccatctccattgcagttatctttttgttgtcttctgTGATGCCTGCATGtaacataaattaatatttatattggtAATTATAGATGTTTATAAATCTCTAGATTATACTGTTCTTTATTTCAATGATGGGCCCCTTTTTATTCAAGTAAAAATCTTGCTTTGGGTTTTACCTGAGTCCTAGTAAAGAAAATCAAACAGAGCCAAAAACTTAGAGAAACTTTCGTGAATACTAAGAAAAGTTTTATAGTTGTATGCTATTGTTTATAATCTAAGATAGGGCAATAGTATATAGGTATGGTATTAATATGATGAAggatattttatcatatttatttcactttaacaCTAGCAATCTGTCCAAGGATAGATAATCTGCcttgtatttacccaaagggctACCTTTGTAGAGTTCgtattttcttgataaaaatattttcctaattcaaGTGTATCCTTATGGAATCCATTTTTATAACTAGTGTGAGATAGGaatctgtccccccacccccaaaacagtGGTTTgcatcatttataaaaatatatgtatttccccACTGATTTAAATTCTACCTATATGAATTCCTGAAATTTGGGGTTAAGTATTGAAACACAGAAAATACTTTATGTTGGAAAATAGTAGAATATACtccagaagaataaaagaaatatatgtaaaaatttggACCtatcaaaaatcaaagaaagtatGTTGAGTGTCTTCTTTATTTGGGAAAGAACTTTCTACAACAGCACATATTTAAGAGGGGGCATATCAGTATATTCAGTTGTCCAAACTAACATTGACATTCATTACcaaagttaaaaagcaaatagagaaaatatattctaaattattACATTTAGGGGTACCTGAGTcagtggcccagtcagttaagcgtctgccttcggctcaggtcatgaacccaaggtcctgagatggagcaccgcattgggctccctgctcagtggggagcatgcttctcctctccctctgcctcctgcttgtagctctctctcaaataaatagataatctttaaaaaaagtaaattattacaTGTATGGTAATATCCTCAGGAAATAAAAGATCACATACACGCAGATGGCAAGGGTAAAATGTACAATGCTATCGAAAAATGatggaagataaaaacaaatgaatagtcAATATATGTAAGAGGCTCCACTCTGTTggcaataaaattcaaataaaagcaatactagatatcttttttttttttttaccaaatacaTTTGTTATTTATACACCATTGCTGTTGGTGTGGGTGTAGAAAGGTGGCAAACTCATGCAGTACCTGAGGGGGTGTAAATCTGTACATCATTTCTGAAGGCAATTTGATAAGATCTATCAAAAATCTTCAAACCCATTCATTACCATAAAGTAAAGCAGAGGTTTAGTCCATagtgatgtttttaaaaggagggaggaaggacaggtcCTTTCTTCAGTAGAATCCCAGTTAGTGTTCCCCTTCCTGGACtacatttggaagagggtatattgcctctccaaggacaaaagacgCTGCAGGTGCCAGCAAATGGCCTTTATCAGCAGGGGACAGAGGTACGTGCAGAGGGTGGATAACCTGGTTGCTGcttttcgctttttttttttttttgaagattttatttggggcacccgggtggctcagtcggttaagtgtctgcctttggctcaggtcatgatcccagtgccctgggatcgagccctgcatcggggtccctgctcagcggggagtctgctgctgcctctgcctctgcctgcctgtctgcctacttgtgatcatcctctctcaaataaataaataaaatttaaaaagatattatttctttgagagcacacatgcgagcagggggaggggcaaatggagagggagaagcagagtccctgctgagcagagagcccgatgcaggtctcgatcccaggaccctgagatcatgacctgagcagaaggcagacgcttaatgactgagccacataggcgcccCTGCTTTTCCGCTTCTACACCATACATCACGCCAAGCAGGTGTGGGGCTATTTTTCTGGGACTATTTTTCTGGGCTATTTTTATCTGTCTGGGACACCAGACGGTGCAGTGAGGCTCTACTCTGGAGAGGGTGTGGATCCATGGGGTGGTGggtcctttaagatttggagttttaaaTCCCAGCCATGTGCCAAAGATAAAATGCAGGAGAGCTGTCCTGCTGGGGTGGTGTCAATTTCCCCTCTGCCACCAAAACAgtcggactttttttttttttggaccaggcattttcttcttcttttttcccagcCTTATTTTCACAAGCAAAACAAGGCACACCGATataaacactccccactgcaagcaagaAGGAACTCTTCAGACAACtgacctgtgggaaagagcagccacaCGAGCAGAATACGCACAGcacacaccagaaacacttcctgaaatgCCAGGCGCTGGACAGTGTATGACCCCTTTTTAATATAGCATTACACTCAGGTACAGGAACCATAACAAGCTttcaaaacacacaaagaaacttagccaaaatgagaagatggaggaattcaccctGAGAGAAAGGTCAAAAAGAAATCATAGCAAGGGACTTGCTCAAAACAGATAAAACCTGAGTAAGAGTGtagaacaacagtcataagaCTACTAGTTGGGctttgaaaagcaaagaagacaaaagagaaaccttagctgcagagataaaagacctaaaaactagccAGGCTGAAAAAAAAACCATGCTATACGTAGAAAGCAAACTGACTGGGTATAATCACTACAGGGATCAAAGAAGCACAGAGAATAagtaatatagaagacaaaattatgtaaaataaggaagctgagaaaagggaaagaaaactagtAGATAActaaggtagacttagggaattcaacaattccataaaacacaataatatccatatcatagtcccagaagaagagtggggaaaaagggcagaaggtttatttgcacaaattatagctgagaacttacctaattt from Neomonachus schauinslandi chromosome 7, ASM220157v2, whole genome shotgun sequence includes the following:
- the PGBD2 gene encoding piggyBac transposable element-derived protein 2, whose protein sequence is MASTSSTFTVGRGAGSKRKSTKLLEVLNALEEESSHSREEIFIAPPDNASGDFTDEDSGDEDGQQGSHLPGSVLHASVVPEDSGTEEEEEDELQLQPAMKRQKAVAEPQRIWTKRDIRPNFSSWTASDPHIEDLKSQELSPVGLFELFFDEGTINFIVNETNRYAWQKNVNLGLTAQELKCVLGILILSGYISYPRRRMFWETSPDSHHHLVADAIRRDRFELIFSYLHFADNTELDESDRFAKVRPLIVRMNCNFQKHAPLEEFYSFGESMCEYFGHRGSRQLRAGKPMRLGYKIWCGTTSRGYLVWFEPSQGTLFTKSHGGLDLGGSMVVRFVDALQERGCLPYHIFFDKVFTSVKLMSILRKKGVKATGTVREYRTERCPLKDPKELKKMKRGSFDYKVDESEEVIVCRWYDGSAVTVCSNAVGVEPVGLAGHHSGTAKTRAQVHQPSLVKLYQEKGGGVRRMDQNMAKYKVKIRGMKWYSSFIGYVVDAALNNAWQLHRTCSHDAQVDLLAFRRYVACVYLESNADMSSQGRRSRRLETESRFDMIGHWIVHQDKRTRCALCHSQTNTRCEKCQKGVHAKCFREYHIR